In Mustela nigripes isolate SB6536 unplaced genomic scaffold, MUSNIG.SB6536 HiC_scaffold_1016, whole genome shotgun sequence, the genomic stretch TCCTGGGTTGGAGCACATGCACATCTGGATCTCCATCCCACTGTGCCTTATATACCTGGTTTCCATCCTGGGGAACTGTACAATCCTTTTTATCATTAAAACAGAGCCCTCACTCCATGAACCTATGTACCTTTTCTTGTCCATGCTGGCTCTGACTGACCTGGGTCTGTCTCTTTGCACCCTCCCTACAGTACTAGGCATCTTTTGGATTGGAGCACGAGATATTGGTCATGATGCCTGTCTTGCTCAGCTCTTTTTCATTCACTGCTTGTCCTTCCTGGAGTCTTCTGTGCTACTCTCCATGGCCTTTGACCGCTTTGTGGCCATTTGTCTCCCCTTGCACTATGCTTCCATTCTCACCAACATGGTCATTGGCAGGATTGGCCTGGTTTCCCTGGGCCGCAGTGTAGCCCTCATTTTCCCATTGCCTTTTATGCTCAAAAGATTCCCTTATTGTGGGTCCCCGGTTCTCTCACATTCCTATTGCCTCCACCAGGAAGTGATGAAAGTGCAGACATCAAAGCCAATAGCATCTATGGCATGTTTGTCAATGTTTCCACAGTAGGTATAGACTCACTGCTCATTCTCTTCTCCTATGCCCTGATCCTGCGTACTGTGCTGTCTATTGCATCCAAAGCTGAGAGATTCAAAGCTCTTAACACCTGTGTTTCCCACATATGTGCCGTATTCCTCTTCTACACTCCCATGATTGGCTTGTCTGTCATCCACCGCTTTGGGAAACAGGCACCTCATCTGGTCCAGGTGATCATGGGCTTTGTGTACCTCCTATTCCCTCCCCTGATGAACTCCATTGTCTACAGTGTGAAGACCAAACAGATCCGAGATCGCATAACCCATGCCTTTTGTTATTAGTTGGGTCTAGTCTTAGAAGCACTAATTCCTTAAGTGTAGCCTTACTCCTTCATCTTTTATAATATCCAATGTGCATAAAATGGAGgagacaattatttatttatttaacaaatacatgaAGGAATGATCAGAAGTCACAGCTCTTGCAGAATTATCTTTGCCCTGATTGGCGGGAAGCAAAATGCAGTATGACATAGCagattatatttttccaaaaatggccAATGAGGTAATTCTAATCCTACATTTTCCTCCAGAAACTTGTTGCTCCCCCATCAAGAGATGGAgtccatttcttctctccttgtaACTGTGTAGGACTTGGTAATTGCCTCAATGAATTGAATGTTTAGGAACTGATCTTGTAGGACTACTGAGGCTAGGTCACAAACGGTGATATGTTTTAAATGGGTATATGCCTCCCctacactttctctctccctccttttctatcttcatttctatttccatCTATGTCTCTATCTCACTCAATGCTTGTTTTTTGAACAAAGCCTGCGAATACCATACCAAGAGGAAGCTGAGACTTCAGGGAGAAGCCACATGTAGATGTCCCAGCCAACAGACCAAGCTAAGGTCTCAGCCTTAGTTGGATCATTATCATCTACTagtgagtaaataaatcttcatatTATTGCAAACCCCATTTTCCCCACCTTTCCAGGTGGTACCAGATAAAATAATCAACCCTACTCTGAATTTAGCCCGAGCTGCAGATTTGcaagctcaataaatgtttgtttgcttgtttgttttttaagacactAAATTTGGGGATGctttattatatagttatatgtTAATCGGGTtgctcaaaataaaaagaagtggatataggagcaaaaagagaaatatctTCTTTCAGTTGGGAGAAACAATGTCAGGAAAGATTTCCTTGAGTTGGCTCAGTGTAAGAAACATACTGGAGCTTGGCAATCAAACAGGAAAATTATGGTCTTATTTGAAGGAATAGAATGTACAAAACTGAggcagaggtgagagagagaataatgtatctaaagaaatatttgaagttgtttttattgtcattgttCCGTAGCATGTCAGGGAAAAGCAGAGAACAGGGGAGTGAAGGAAGGAGAGGTGATAAGTAGAAAAAGGTTGAGGCACTGACCATACCAGAAAAATCATACACCTGTGAATCAAAAAGAGATACTTTCTTATAACCTCTTATCTGTCCACTACAATTTTGCTACCACTTTGCCcaagtgaaaatatatatatattttttttcaagacataaatgtgagacctaaaaccataaaaatcctagaagagagcctagacagtaatttctctgacatcagccacagcaacatttttctaaatatgtcacCTGagccaagggaaataaaaacaaaaataaactattcggactaccttaaaataaaaacaaatttaaaaaaatttccttctgattgaaggaaacaatcaataaaattaaaaggcaacctactgaatgggaaaagatatttgcaaatgacatagctgatAAGGGGTCagtatccaaattatataaagaacttataaaaatcaacacccaaaaccaaatcatgcaattaaaaataggcagaaggcaTGAAAACATACGGATGAccagaagacacatgaaaagatgctcaacatcactcatcatcagggaaattcaaatcaaaactacaatgagatatcatctcacacttgtcagaatgattaaaataaaaaatacaagaaacaacaagtattggcaaggatgtgaagaaataggaacactcttacactgttggtgggaatgcaaactggtgcagccactgtggaaaacagtatggaggtttctcaaaaagttaaaaataaaactattctataatccagtaattgcaccacagggtatttaccctcaaAATCAAAACACTGATACAATGTATagaaataacccaagtgtccatcaatagatgaatggataaaaaaatatgtgaaagatatatatatctatctttcACATCAAAGATATATCTATCTTTcacatcttttatatatatatatatttatatttatatatttatatatattttatatatatatatataatggaacattattcagtcattaaaaaagaatgaaatcttgccatttacaacaacatgaatggagctaaagagtataatgctaagtgaaataagctaagggaaataaatgctgagtgaaataagacaaagaaagacaaattccatatgatttcactcatatgcagaatttaagaaacaatacaaaggaaaaaaagaagggagacaaagcaagaaacagactcttaatagAGAAGAAATGCATGGTTAACAGAGGGGAGATAGGTGGGGTGATGGGTTAAGGAGGTGATGGAGAGTACAAAGTACACTTATTACGACATGCAtggaataatgtatagaattggtGAATCAATATATTGTAGACCTGAAAcgaatattacactgtatgttaactatactggaattaaaataaaaatttttttaaattaccttttcaGTAATATATGTCAATACAGTGTTTGTAAGTTTGTCTTGGAGGTATTTGTGAGGAAAGCAAGTCTGGATAAAATGCTGCTAAGTAGGGTTTTAGACATCTAGAGGGAATATTGAGGATGTCATGTTCCTGCACAGTGCAGGATCAAGAAAGGGAGTGGCAAAGGGCCACTAGATAAAACATCtcctacaggggtgcctgggtaacttgATGGTTTGGCATCTGTtttggctggggtcgtgatcccagggccctgggattgacccctacattgggctccctggttggcaggtagcctgcttttccctctccctctacagttcccctgcttatgccctctcattctccctgtcaaataaataaataaaaccttaaaaaaacaaaaaacctctacTACAAGGTTTATGTGAAGTCAATTCCCATTTGAAGTTGGGCTTAATCTGGTGCTATCTAGCACAACTGACATTTAACTCTTAACAGGTTATGCTTTCCACAACCAGTGCCTCATTCTGCAATGAGGGATATACATGAACCTTGGGTGTTACATGTGGAAGATCCAAGGGtacttatgaaaaacaaaataaaatagaatatgtaCGTGAGTGTTATGGGTGGTTTGTATTT encodes the following:
- the LOC132008780 gene encoding LOW QUALITY PROTEIN: olfactory receptor 51G2-like (The sequence of the model RefSeq protein was modified relative to this genomic sequence to represent the inferred CDS: inserted 1 base in 1 codon) is translated as MTVGSLESNRNISSTFLLSGIPGLEHMHIWISIPLCLIYLVSILGNCTILFIIKTEPSLHEPMYLFLSMLALTDLGLSLCTLPTVLGIFWIGARDIGHDACLAQLFFIHCLSFLESSVLLSMAFDRFVAICLPLHYASILTNMVIGRIGLVSLGRSVALIFPLPFMLKRFPYCGSPVLSHSYCLHQEVMKXADIKANSIYGMFVNVSTVGIDSLLILFSYALILRTVLSIASKAERFKALNTCVSHICAVFLFYTPMIGLSVIHRFGKQAPHLVQVIMGFVYLLFPPLMNSIVYSVKTKQIRDRITHAFCY